The proteins below are encoded in one region of Triticum aestivum cultivar Chinese Spring chromosome 1B, IWGSC CS RefSeq v2.1, whole genome shotgun sequence:
- the LOC123104160 gene encoding CSC1-like protein At3g21620, with translation MATIYDIGLGAAFNIVTATIFLLIFAFLRLQPVNDRVFFPKWYLKGMRDSPSSAGAAVNKYVNLDVRSYLKFLSWMPAALKMPEEELIEHAGLDSVVYLRIYLTGLKIFVPITILAFGVLVPVNWTNDALDDLKVVHSDIDNLSISNIPYGSKRFIAHLVMAYVFTFWTCYVLKNEYERVATMRLRFLASEKRRPDQFTVLVRNIPPDPDESVSELVEHFFLVNHPDHYLKHQTVYNANKLADLVEKKKKMRNWLDYYQNKFERKSKRPTTKTGFLGCFGSEVDAIDHCKSEIEKIGKEEAEERIKVMKDPKSIMPAAFVSFRSRWGAAVCAQTQQTSNPTLWLTEWAPEPRDVYWSNLSIPFVSLTVRRLIIGVAFFFLNFFYVIPIAFVQTLANLEGIEKALPFLKPLIESPSIKSFIQGFLPGLALKIFLIVLPTILMYMSQFEGLISQSSLERRTASKYFIFLFFNVFLGSIVTGSALEQLNTYLHASANDIPRIIGVAIPMKATFFITYVMVDGWAGVSLEILRIRAFVLYHLKNFFLVKTEKDREEAMDPGSICFYWSEPRIQLYFLLGLVYAAVTPLLLPFILVFFALGYVVYRHQIINVYHQRYESGAQFWPNVHLRIIVALIASQLLLLGLLSTKGLEEATPVLLVLPILTFWFHKYCTHRYKPAFVRNPLQEAMRKDTLEHAREPNFDLKSYLADSYLHPVFKSDDVDKFYVADDPGAEEVIVATKRQSRRTTPVQSKYDGSERLSVPDSIPER, from the exons ATGGCTACGATCTACGACATTGGCCTCGGGGCGGCGTTCAACATAGTGACCGCCACCATCTTCCTGCTGATATTCGCTTTCCTGCGGCTACAGCCCGTCAACGACAGGGTCTTCTTCCCGAAATGGTACCTCAAGGGAATGCGGGACAGCCcatcctccgccggcgccgccgtgaACAAGTATGTCAACCTGGACGTGAGGTCGTACTTGAAGTTCTTAAGCTGGATGCCGGCTGCTCTCAAGATGCCCGAGGAGGAGTTGATCGAGCATGCCGGCCTCGATTCCGTTGTCTATCTACGGATATATCTCACAGG ACTGAAGATATTTGTCCCGATTACGATTCTTGCTTTTGGTGTTCTGGTCCCTGTGAACTGGACCAATGATGCGCTAGATGATTTGAAGGTAGTCCACAGTGATATTGACAACCTTTCAATATCCAACATACCTTATGGATCAAAGAG GTTTATAGCTCACTTGGTTATGGCCTATGTATTTACGTTTTGGACCTGCTATGTACTTAAGAATGAGTATGAAAGAGTCGCGACTATGAGGTTGCGCTTTCTTGCTTCAGAGAAACGCCGACCGGATCAGTTCACT GTTCTTGTACGGAACATACCACCAGACCCCGATGAATCAGTTAGCGAGCTTGTGGAACATTTCTTCCTTGTCAATCATCCGGATCATTATCTGAAACATCAG ACAGTTTACAATGCAAATAAACTTGCTGATCtggttgaaaagaagaagaaaatgcggAATTGGCTTGATTACTACCAAAACAAGTTTGAGCGAAAATCCAAAAGGCCAACAACTAAG ACTGGCTTTCTTGGATGTTTTGGTTCTGAAGTGGATGCTATTGATCACTGCAAATCTGAGATCGAGAAGATAGGAAAGGAA GAAGCTGAAGAGCGTATAAAGGTCATGAAGGATCCCAAGTCAATTATGCCAGCAGCCTTTGTTTCTTTTCGTTCACGGTGGGGTGCAGCTGTTTGTGCACAGACACAACAAACCAGCAACCCAACCCTTTGGCTGACTGAATGGGCTCCAGAACCTCGTGATGTGTACTGGAGTAATCTATCTATTCCCTTTGTTTCCCTCACAGTCAGGAGGTTGATAATTGgcgtggccttcttcttcctcaacttctTCTATGTCATTCCAATAGCATTCGTACAGACTCTTGCAAATCTTGAAGGCATAGAGAAGGCACTACCATTTCTAAAACCTTTAATTGAATC ACCTTCCATTAAATCATTCATCCAAGGGTTTCTTCCTGGACTTGCTCTGAAGATCTTCCTGATAGTGCTTCCAACTATACTGATGTACATGTCACAGTTTGAAGGATTGATATCACAGTCATCACTAGAGCGGAGAACTGCATCCAAGTATTTTATATTCttgttcttcaatgtatttttggGGAGCATCGTTACAGGATCTGCTTTGGAGCAGCTTAATACCTACCTTCATGCGTCAGCTAATGA CATACCAAGGATCATTGGTGTAGCAATACCAATGAAGGCAACATTTTTCATAACATACGTAATGGTTGATGGTTGGGCTGGTGTATCTCTTGAAATATTGAGAATAAGGGCATTTGTACTATACCACCTGAAAAACTTTTTCTTGGTCAAGACGGAGAAGGACAGAGAAGAGGCAATGGATCCGGGCAGCATCTGTTTTTACTGGTCTGAGCCTCGAATACAGCTATATTTCTTGCTTGGTCTTGTGTATGCTGCAGTGACACCGCTCTTGCTACCTTTTATACTGGTATTCTTTGCGCTGGGATACGTTGTCTACCGCCACCAG ATTATAAATGTCTACCATCAGCGATACGAGAGTGGTGCGCAGTTCTGGCCCAACGTACATCTACGCATAATCGTAGCCTTGATCGCATCGCAGCTGCTTCTCCTTGGCCTCTTGAGCACAAAAGGTTTGGAGGAGGCGACACCAGTTCTCCTCGTTCTTCCCATATTAACCTTTTGGTTCCACAAGTACTGCACGCACCGGTACAAACCCGCGTTTGTGAGGAACCCGCTGCAG GAGGCGATGAGGAAGGACACGCTGGAGCACGCGAGGGAGCCCAACTTCGACCTCAAGTCGTACCTGGCAGACTCGTACCTGCACCCGGTGTTCAAGAGCGACGACGTCGACAAGTTCTACGTCGCCGACGACCCCGGCGCGGAGGAGGTGATCGTGGCGACCAAGCGGCAGTCGAGGAGGACCACGCCCGTGCAGAGCAAGTACGACGGCTCCGAAAGGCTCTCCGTGCCGGACTCCATACCCGAAAGGTAG